The Methanobrevibacter millerae genomic interval AACGCAGCCTCCCAGAACCGAAGTAAAAAAGACAACCGTCCAAACAAACACGTCCACTACCACAACTAATAATAAAAAAGATAGTAACGATTGGATTCTGTGCTGTGTCTGTCTGTTCTTTATATTTATAATATTTGCAATTGTAGGACATTAATCCTTCATGTAATGGTAAAGAACAGCCTTTTGAGCGTGAAGTCTGTTTTCGGCCTGATCGTAAACCACGGATTGCGGACCGTCAATTACCTCGGCGGAAACTTCCTGGCCCCTCACTGCAGGCAGACAGTGCATGAAAACGGCTTCATCATTAGCCAAATCCATCAGTTCACGGTTGACCTGATAAGGCATTAAATCTATTTCTCTTTGAGCCTTTTCGGCTTCATCGCCCATGCTTACCCATACGTCAGTATAGACAACATCTACGTTTTCCAAAGCGACATTAATGTCATCTGTAATGGTTATTTCAGTATTTTTCTCATCGGCATACTTCAAGGCCTGATTAACGATTTCTTCTTTTGGCTCATAGCCTTCAGGGCATGTTACAGACATATCCATTCCTAAAAGAGGAGCTATTAATAAAAGGGAATTGCATACGTTGTTTCCGTCACCGACGAAACATATTTTCTTGTTTTCAAAGGATCCGAAATGTTCCTTAATGGTCAACATGTCGGCCAAAGCCTGACAGGGGTGTTCAAGATTGGTCAGTCCGCTGATTACCGGCACGTCTGAATACTTGGCAAGCTCAATGACATCATCATGTTCAATTGCCCTAATCATTATGCCGTCAACGAAACGGCTCAATACGCGT includes:
- the argF gene encoding ornithine carbamoyltransferase, whose protein sequence is MGSLLSVCDIKEEVEYIIDLAGQIKEGKKEQRPLEGKTLAMIFQKSSTRTRVSFDVGMYQLGGRAIFLSSNDLQMGRGEPISDTARVLSRFVDGIMIRAIEHDDVIELAKYSDVPVISGLTNLEHPCQALADMLTIKEHFGSFENKKICFVGDGNNVCNSLLLIAPLLGMDMSVTCPEGYEPKEEIVNQALKYADEKNTEITITDDINVALENVDVVYTDVWVSMGDEAEKAQREIDLMPYQVNRELMDLANDEAVFMHCLPAVRGQEVSAEVIDGPQSVVYDQAENRLHAQKAVLYHYMKD
- a CDS encoding zinc-ribbon domain-containing protein, with amino-acid sequence MIICPECGEENPQGSKFCRKCGINLVHEAPPKAEHIKAEKVTVETQPPRTEVKKTTVQTNTSTTTTNNKKDSNDWILCCVCLFFIFIIFAIVGH